ATTTACCAATCAGAATTAATATTTAGTAAAGTAATTAAGTTGAAAAAACGAACTTTGCAAATGAAGAAGAGACAGAAAACAGCACACATAAAAAATGGACAAAGACTGATGATGTTTTGAAACCATCCAGAAAATAGAATAAGAAGAGAACAAATCCATCAACCACCTCTCTGAAAACTATCCATTTGCCAACATGAAAACGACTTCTCACCCATTTTCAGCCTTCAGGTTCAGGATAAGAAAAACTGGGttcttttgtaaaaattaaaaatattaaataaaatttacaacttTGCGGAATTTTTTCAACGGTTAGAAAACGGCTTAGTTTAGCTCAAAGAGATAGAATACCGACATACTCTGCTAATGCATACGTTGGGGAGTGCAAGTAAAAGCACGTTTGTAGAGTTAAAACTTGAACATGGTTAGAGGTCCCACTTTTTGTCGAGTGTCGTCGTCCTGATTTTGCATCATTTGTGGGGGCATAAAAGTTGATATAGACCATTGGATCAAAGAGTGTCAATCATTATGATCACGTGGTTTCGATTTCTAAAAAGATAGGATTTATGGGTAATCTATACAAATGTCATTAAATTACTGCTGTAATTACTAAAAAGACTCAAAAGCtaaaaagtcaaaaagaaatcatgaaaattcGGCTTACCTCTACTTTGAGAAAATAATGGCTTTATTTATGTCCTTCACTTCACctaaagcaaaataaaacactttcGGGAgaaaccccttttattttaatttcttgaaTTAAACAGATAATAAATCCTGATTGAAAtctcaaattgaactaattttaaTGAAAACTTAATTTTGTTTTCGAACGTTGCGTGTAGCTAGAGACAATAGAAAAGAGGTCAAATTAATTGATCATGTCACGTAGATAAAATCACTTGCAAAGGTGCGGCCTTGCGACTCCTGACCGTAGGATGCAAATCTGAGTGCTTGTGAAAGATTGGTCAACTAATCCAAGGGCTTGGATTAGCCAATTGACCATGTAGTTTGCTGATATTTTACATCATTTCTTGAAGAATTCATTCCTAGAGGAAGAACTTGAAAATGTCTCAAGACCAAAATTTGGAATCAAAGTCGATTAAACATGGCTTGCTCTTTGTTTTCAAGCAAATTCTCAAGGAGTAATACAAAAAGGTTGtggaaaagaataaaaaacagaTATACCACCAccatatcatatatatttaagtGAAGAATTCACCCCAAAGTATCCCACAATTACATGGCTATACCTTGTTTTGAGGACAAAGGAAACCATTGCTCCCTATGTACAATGCTCCATTATCAAAATAGGTAAACAACTAAACTCCCAGATTCTCCCTTTTTCTCACCTCCATTAATCTCCCAATCCCAAACCAGTCATTTCAATGGTCTACAAGTTTTTATTACTTCACATATCAGAACAAGAAAATATACCCACCAGTTGAAAAAGACACCAAGCCTCGTTTCTTTCTATTACTCCATTTTACACCCTGCTTTCCCCAAGccacaaaaattaaaatgtaaattttccacAACACAAAAAGGTTATTGGATATAGGAAATGATAGGTTGAggataattttccaagacttcgCCAATGATTTACCTTGGCTGTGGACATGATGGGAATGGACTGAGCTGAGCTTGTCAAAGAAGCTTACGTTTACCGTGGGTGTGGACGCGCTGGGAATGACTGAGCTTGTCGAAGCTTTCGCTGCGGTGGGTTCCCAAAGAACATGGTCTGAGAACGAGTCACCATGTCTGTCATGGTAGGGGTCTGGTAAGCTTGAATAAGGCTTGTACTATCGGTGGAATCGCCTCGTGCAGTCGCTCTTTGCCAGGAATGTGAGCTCAAACCTGACAAAACATAAGCCCTTCCAGATGACTCATACACACGACGGTTTGCCATTCTTTCTTGCATCTCCTTTAGCTCAGCACACAATGCAACACATAGCCTGTCACCAGACCGTGCAGAAATTGTTTCTGATAAAGCCCTGCGACAACTCTCGAGCAGAGAGACTGCACCAGTTAGATCACCATGCTCAGCAGCGGCTCTTGCCTCAGCCATTGCCTCTGCAGCACGGAGCCTGTTTCGCTGCCTGTCTACCTCCATTGACACTATTGGTTGTCCTATTACTGTTGCCCTCTGGATCTTTACTTCATTGTCTTCTTCCAATGACACCATTTCTTTTGATATGGGGTCTCTGTAAATACATCTAACCTTCAGCAATGACATCTCATCACAGGATTCATCAACTGGAACATTGACCGTCACCAAAAAGTCTCTTTCTTCTTCAGCATACAAGTCTCCTACATCAATAGAACCTGCTTTAGCATCAGCCATCACACTGGTTCGATAACTCCCAGCCTTTATCGAATTGATTAGCAAGTTTGGGTGAGCACACTCCAGTTTAACGCATGCCTCCTGCACTACCACACTTAAAAGCCCCCCAATGCATTGAGCAAAAGCATCTTGGATGACACCCTCAGCTTCTATGAAAGAAAAGGTACCCCCAGATATTTCAGAAATCGAATGCATTGAAGCAGCATCATGATCTGCACCAAACCCGAAGGTGTGCACAGGGACACGGAGACCCGTCCCACCATTGCGCTGAATTGAGGGAGGAATAAGTGATTTATAATCAGTCCGGGAATGAGATCCGCTAGGACTTGAGACAGTATAAGTATCCTGCCCATCCGATAACAGTATGATGCTTCCAACCGGGTTCTTCCATTTCCGATCCACTATCAACTTCGCACCTTTCCTAAGCCCTTCAGCAATATTTGTCCCACCATTTGAAGTAAGAGAGTTAACAGCTTGCAACGCTTCCTGCCGTCCAGTCTCAGTCATCCGACGAAGAGGAAAGAGGCGACGGGCTGTGGAAGAGAATGCTATTACAGACAGACGGTCGGAGGGTCCAAGGTGCTGTATCACAAACCCCATAGCTCGTTTTAGCAATGCAAGCTTGGTACCGGCCATGCTACCACTAACATCAAGGACAGTGACAAGGTCAACTGGGGCACGAGAATTTTGAGTTGAGGGGGAAAATATAGTTTGGTTTCTGCTATTTAGCCCTCCACTTGAGTGGGGAGCCTTGAGATGGATTAGTATGGCAAAATTATTGTGACTGTTAGCTCTTGGAACGGCTGAAACTTCGGGATATGTCTTAACTTCTATTGCTCCAATGGAATTATTCGTAGAAGCATCCTTTTCAAAGACATTTTGTTGAGGATTCTCTTGCTGCTGATCGAGGACTTCATCATCATCAAAGGTTCCTGGCTCAGAGGCTTGGAATAGTGAAGAAACGTGCCTAGTTGAATCTAATCTAGGGGAAGGTAGGCTTCTAACAGCCCAGGCGTCATCCCGGGGCCAATCTGCTGGATTGATTCTAGATTTTCCATTGGGAAGATGAGAAGCAGGCCTCTGAAAGGGGATTTCCTTCCATTTTGCTCTGCAAACTGGACAAATCTGATTTCCATGTTTTACATTAGAAGCTATACAGTGAAAGTGGAAAGAATGGGAGCATTCTGCTGTGAAAATGGCATGGCCTTGACCTAGTTCCATCGATGTCAGGCATATCGAACAGGTTTTCTGCAGTTTGAAAGTATCAGCAGGTAAGAAGATGATACAAGCAAGGTCTAAAACGAAAGATTTAAAGCACTTACTATATCAAAATCTTTCTTTACAACATTTGCATTATTCCAAATCATTCTTTGTAACATTTAATTACTCCAAGATTACAAAAATGGCTTCACCTTAAATACAATCACAGCAGAGTAATTCGTGCTTCCTCTTTTTATAAACCATAGCAGCACCAAGCAATATACCAGAAAATCATTTATCTCATGTATTCCCAGCACTATTCAAGTTGTTATCAGTAAGAtgttaaattaagtaaaaatggtgTATCAAATTGCAACAACATTTCGCAAAACAGGATCTTAACTGATGCATAGCCATCATTAACCATCCCCACAAGAGCCCatagatttttaaaaaagtaGAAAAGGGAGCAAGTGGGAATTCAAGGGCATCAAAATCCACATCTAACATCTAAATActacttttatataaaataataataataatatagtttgGAGGAACGTGAATATTTCAAAGGTCAATGTACGGTGCCCATCACTGGCTCTTTCTCTCTGTCATCATACAACCCTATTATTGAGACTGACTGGCACAtcaaaagaagaaatataatgCAACCTTACCTATCTACATGATAAAGCCTTAGATAGGGGTTAACTTTAACTACTGTGAAATCTCAAAGAAACTAAAGCTAATAAAGTAATAAACCATAAATGTATGTCAATGGTAAATAGTCAAAGCATTGTGAAGGATATATCAGGAACTCAACAAACTAAAAACTAAAGGGGTGACTTCAAAAGGCAAAGAATAATCAGACAAAACCCTCTCAGGCTAATGATGAAcctttcaaacaaaaaaataaacccaaaaaaagaaataaaaaaataatgtaaagtTCATCAAAAGAAGTGGAAATGATGGGGTTtgccccaaaatttttaatttctatttcccATCACTCTTTCTTTTTTCTGAAGCTTATTAGAGCAAAAGCTCACCAATCAACGGTTCACAAGCTTTTACGAAAACGATCATCAAAAGTAGAGAGATAGAAATATTTGTGTGGAAAAGTGGTGTTATGCCGAGCAGACACAGCACT
The genomic region above belongs to Gossypium hirsutum isolate 1008001.06 chromosome D05, Gossypium_hirsutum_v2.1, whole genome shotgun sequence and contains:
- the LOC107906245 gene encoding E3 ubiquitin-protein ligase WAV3 isoform X1, with product MMGSKWRKAKLALGLNMCLYVPHQKLEDSSPSSSIKHHPDTANVPSRFSSDAVPLSPSPNDCRPTTPTPSSSGLRLSKSVPKSSKKTCSICLTSMELGQGHAIFTAECSHSFHFHCIASNVKHGNQICPVCRAKWKEIPFQRPASHLPNGKSRINPADWPRDDAWAVRSLPSPRLDSTRHVSSLFQASEPGTFDDDEVLDQQQENPQQNVFEKDASTNNSIGAIEVKTYPEVSAVPRANSHNNFAILIHLKAPHSSGGLNSRNQTIFSPSTQNSRAPVDLVTVLDVSGSMAGTKLALLKRAMGFVIQHLGPSDRLSVIAFSSTARRLFPLRRMTETGRQEALQAVNSLTSNGGTNIAEGLRKGAKLIVDRKWKNPVGSIILLSDGQDTYTVSSPSGSHSRTDYKSLIPPSIQRNGGTGLRVPVHTFGFGADHDAASMHSISEISGGTFSFIEAEGVIQDAFAQCIGGLLSVVVQEACVKLECAHPNLLINSIKAGSYRTSVMADAKAGSIDVGDLYAEEERDFLVTVNVPVDESCDEMSLLKVRCIYRDPISKEMVSLEEDNEVKIQRATVIGQPIVSMEVDRQRNRLRAAEAMAEARAAAEHGDLTGAVSLLESCRRALSETISARSGDRLCVALCAELKEMQERMANRRVYESSGRAYVLSGLSSHSWQRATARGDSTDSTSLIQAYQTPTMTDMVTRSQTMFFGNPPQRKLRQAQSFPARPHPR
- the LOC107906245 gene encoding E3 ubiquitin-protein ligase WAV3 isoform X3, with protein sequence MELGQGHAIFTAECSHSFHFHCIASNVKHGNQICPVCRAKWKEIPFQRPASHLPNGKSRINPADWPRDDAWAVRSLPSPRLDSTRHVSSLFQASEPGTFDDDEVLDQQQENPQQNVFEKDASTNNSIGAIEVKTYPEVSAVPRANSHNNFAILIHLKAPHSSGGLNSRNQTIFSPSTQNSRAPVDLVTVLDVSGSMAGTKLALLKRAMGFVIQHLGPSDRLSVIAFSSTARRLFPLRRMTETGRQEALQAVNSLTSNGGTNIAEGLRKGAKLIVDRKWKNPVGSIILLSDGQDTYTVSSPSGSHSRTDYKSLIPPSIQRNGGTGLRVPVHTFGFGADHDAASMHSISEISGGTFSFIEAEGVIQDAFAQCIGGLLSVVVQEACVKLECAHPNLLINSIKAGSYRTSVMADAKAGSIDVGDLYAEEERDFLVTVNVPVDESCDEMSLLKVRCIYRDPISKEMVSLEEDNEVKIQRATVIGQPIVSMEVDRQRNRLRAAEAMAEARAAAEHGDLTGAVSLLESCRRALSETISARSGDRLCVALCAELKEMQERMANRRVYESSGRAYVLSGLSSHSWQRATARGDSTDSTSLIQAYQTPTMTDMVTRSQTMFFGNPPQRKLRQAQSFPARPHPR
- the LOC107906245 gene encoding E3 ubiquitin-protein ligase WAV3 isoform X2, whose amino-acid sequence is MLQRMIWNNANVVKKDFDIKTCSICLTSMELGQGHAIFTAECSHSFHFHCIASNVKHGNQICPVCRAKWKEIPFQRPASHLPNGKSRINPADWPRDDAWAVRSLPSPRLDSTRHVSSLFQASEPGTFDDDEVLDQQQENPQQNVFEKDASTNNSIGAIEVKTYPEVSAVPRANSHNNFAILIHLKAPHSSGGLNSRNQTIFSPSTQNSRAPVDLVTVLDVSGSMAGTKLALLKRAMGFVIQHLGPSDRLSVIAFSSTARRLFPLRRMTETGRQEALQAVNSLTSNGGTNIAEGLRKGAKLIVDRKWKNPVGSIILLSDGQDTYTVSSPSGSHSRTDYKSLIPPSIQRNGGTGLRVPVHTFGFGADHDAASMHSISEISGGTFSFIEAEGVIQDAFAQCIGGLLSVVVQEACVKLECAHPNLLINSIKAGSYRTSVMADAKAGSIDVGDLYAEEERDFLVTVNVPVDESCDEMSLLKVRCIYRDPISKEMVSLEEDNEVKIQRATVIGQPIVSMEVDRQRNRLRAAEAMAEARAAAEHGDLTGAVSLLESCRRALSETISARSGDRLCVALCAELKEMQERMANRRVYESSGRAYVLSGLSSHSWQRATARGDSTDSTSLIQAYQTPTMTDMVTRSQTMFFGNPPQRKLRQAQSFPARPHPR